A stretch of DNA from Desulfovibrio gilichinskyi:
CCTTGCCGCCGTTACCAGCAAAAGCAAGGCGCATTTCCACTTTCTCCCGCTCAGAATAAAGCGACTGCAAAGAACCACGGGTGAGAGTCCGACCATTCAAGGTATAGGACTGTGCGCCGCCTTCAATTGCTTCGATTGCCTTATTTAGAGAGTCCAGCCGTTTCTGGAGCATTAAAAAACCTCGATTATTATGGTTGTCCTTCAAGTTGGGACAATCATAACAATCGAGGTGGTTATTTTGGAATGGGGTTGTTTACTGGGGTGTAAAATTTACTGGGTTGAAAAAATTATTTCTTTACAAGTCTATTTCGAATAATTAGCTTTAAAATAATTTATAAACATTATCAAAACAAGAAGTTACAATGGACGAAATATTCAAAACTAAAGTTGGATTTACTGTTACTCTACTAGCGGTAATCTTCACAATAAAACCACTTATCGACCAACAAGCCTCTTTAGGGTTTACGATTTTCGATTCTGCTATAACAATAAGTTACGCATATAATACTTTTGCTTTATTTTTATGCCTATCAGTATACTGTATTTCTCTCCAGTTCTTAGTCCCTGCAAGTGTATTACTTCCTAAACTGATTAACACCTTTTATGCCGTTGCGTTAAGTACCCCCCTATTTTTTGTTTTCTTTGGGGTACTACTCTTACATTTAATTGGATAACCAGCCATCTGCCTCTGATTTCTTCAGAACTTTTAAATTTTATCTCAGGAACCTTTTCTGGAGTTACGGCTTCACTTCTCACTTATATCTTAATACACAATTTTAACAAAAGACTTTCTAAAATAGACATCACACAGGAAAGAAAAGAAAGCTTCGAACAACTAAATAGAGCACGAAATTTATTTAAATCTGAAATGTACGACTTATCAGTTCTTGAAGCATTCAAAGTAGTTGAATCCACCCTACAAAGATTAACTGAGGCGTATGGAATTCCTCCACAAAAGAACTTCATGAATCTTTTAAAAGAATGCGGAAAACGAAACCTACTTGATCAAGTAGACATTAATTTACTTAATGATATTCGCGGTAAAAGAAACGCATCTGCCCACTATATAGACTCAATCGACAAAGAAACTGCAAATAACATTCTACATATTTCTACAATTTTAATTACAAAACTAGAATCAATACCTAATGCTGACGCCTTTACTTGGCTCATGTACAATAGGAACAATGTTATCAACTTATTCAAAGAAGGAAATTCTAAAAAATGCAAAGAAGCAATCAACAAATTAAGGACAGCATGGAATAAAAGAGATGGTGCAGTGTCTGGAGAAATTGGAATATTTTTTGAGACAGCTCTAATTAATGCTCCTCATCTCATAATCGAACTCTTTGATTCAAACGATCAAGAGTTAGAAAATTGGCTTAGCCAAATTGATTATCAAATTTTCACTGATTTTATAGGAGGACAAACACGTCTTATGCAAAAAACAAAAAATCAGATTATTCAA
This window harbors:
- a CDS encoding DUF4145 domain-containing protein; the encoded protein is MYDLSVLEAFKVVESTLQRLTEAYGIPPQKNFMNLLKECGKRNLLDQVDINLLNDIRGKRNASAHYIDSIDKETANNILHISTILITKLESIPNADAFTWLMYNRNNVINLFKEGNSKKCKEAINKLRTAWNKRDGAVSGEIGIFFETALINAPHLIIELFDSNDQELENWLSQIDYQIFTDFIGGQTRLMQKTKNQIIQSLETYISHCDSQKNINKATRILNAVKIAEIYEID